The following are encoded together in the Sinorhizobium terangae genome:
- a CDS encoding TniB family NTP-binding protein, which translates to MSWHEHRTLHLTASAAALIAEADEQRIRAIRSRRWLVYPRAKQVLDRLNLLLDHPRGTRMPSIAIYGDSGMGKTMIMKRFRGPAKLQFDYR; encoded by the coding sequence GTGAGCTGGCATGAACACCGAACTCTCCACCTGACCGCGAGCGCCGCAGCGCTGATTGCTGAAGCCGACGAACAGCGCATCCGCGCGATCAGATCGCGCCGCTGGCTTGTTTATCCGCGGGCAAAGCAGGTGCTCGATCGACTGAACCTCTTGCTCGATCATCCGCGTGGAACGCGAATGCCATCCATCGCCATTTATGGCGACAGCGGCATGGGCAAGACGATGATCATGAAGCGCTTCCGTGGACCCGCCAAGCTTCAATTCGATTACCGGTAA
- a CDS encoding LysR substrate-binding domain-containing protein — MVPAVGSTLYGGIPDLVRRMRGRWPDLYIEIREMVSTEQVTALKERRIDVGFGRVRFNDSEIERLTSREERLVVAFPNGHPKSLSTEPIARAELEGNRWSSIRRLHGRALRTRSSRC; from the coding sequence GTGGTCCCGGCAGTGGGCTCGACGCTTTATGGCGGCATCCCGGACCTCGTCCGTCGAATGCGCGGACGTTGGCCCGATCTGTACATCGAGATCCGGGAAATGGTGTCGACCGAACAGGTCACCGCTCTCAAGGAAAGGCGGATCGATGTCGGCTTCGGCAGGGTCCGATTCAATGATAGCGAGATTGAGAGGCTGACGTCGCGAGAGGAACGGCTGGTCGTCGCCTTCCCCAACGGACACCCGAAATCGCTTTCCACCGAACCGATCGCCCGTGCCGAACTCGAGGGCAACCGCTGGTCGTCTATCCGTCGGCTCCACGGCCGAGCTTTGCGGACGAGATCCTCAAGATGTTGA
- a CDS encoding PHA/PHB synthase family protein, with translation MKTPERPVLAAARARKAGSASSITAQSALPYEDEDAGGEAFRAIDRMREALSAMATGGLSPAALMLAYFDWSIHLASAPGKRMELADKAGQNWGLLLTYMAAAATRPDATPCIEALPGDNRFRAEGWQKQPYTIWAQAFLLCQQWWHNVTRNVPGMTPHHEDVVSFTARQLLDMFSPSNIPFANPEVIHKAMETGGANFAQGFRNWLEDVGRMAMRQPPVGTEAFRVGHDVAATSGKVVYRNHLIELIQYAPATKDVLAEPILIVPAWIMKYYILDLSPHNSLIGYLVARGHTVFCISWRNPTARDRDLTLDDYRRLGILAALDAVSAIVPERKIHATGYCLGGTLLAITAAALARTEDQRLASVTLFAAQTDFSEPGELALFIDHSQLHFLDSMMWHSGCLSADQMAGAFQLLRTNDLVWSRLVHDYLIGKRTPMTDLMAWNADPTHMPYRMHAEYLQRLYLDNELAAGRFIVDGRPAHLQNIRLPMFVVGTERDHVAPWRSVYKIHYLTDTDVTFVLTSGGHNAGIVSEPDHPGRGFRIALSREGDPSVSADEWAAAATSKDGSWWPDWVEWLAGHSAPERVAPPVLGVPKRYPPIDDAPGTYVHQR, from the coding sequence ATGAAGACGCCTGAAAGACCAGTTTTGGCCGCAGCCCGCGCGAGGAAAGCAGGGTCCGCCAGCTCGATAACGGCTCAGTCGGCGCTGCCATACGAAGACGAGGACGCGGGCGGCGAAGCATTCCGGGCGATCGATCGGATGCGTGAGGCTCTGAGTGCAATGGCGACCGGAGGTCTTTCACCTGCCGCATTGATGCTCGCCTATTTCGACTGGTCGATCCATCTCGCATCGGCTCCGGGGAAGCGCATGGAACTCGCCGATAAGGCAGGGCAGAATTGGGGCCTTCTGCTGACTTACATGGCTGCAGCCGCGACGCGTCCGGACGCGACACCCTGCATCGAGGCGCTGCCGGGAGACAACCGGTTTCGTGCGGAGGGTTGGCAAAAGCAACCCTACACAATCTGGGCGCAGGCTTTCTTGCTGTGCCAGCAGTGGTGGCACAATGTTACGCGCAACGTCCCGGGCATGACACCGCACCACGAGGATGTCGTCTCCTTCACCGCGCGCCAGTTGCTGGACATGTTCTCGCCGTCCAACATTCCCTTTGCCAACCCGGAAGTGATCCACAAGGCAATGGAGACGGGCGGGGCGAACTTCGCGCAGGGATTCCGCAACTGGCTCGAAGACGTCGGCCGGATGGCCATGAGGCAACCTCCGGTCGGGACGGAAGCGTTCCGCGTAGGACACGATGTCGCGGCCACGTCTGGAAAGGTCGTCTACCGAAACCACCTGATCGAGCTGATCCAGTATGCGCCCGCGACGAAGGACGTCCTGGCCGAGCCGATCCTGATCGTGCCGGCCTGGATCATGAAATACTACATCCTCGACCTTTCACCGCATAATTCCCTGATCGGCTATCTCGTGGCGCGGGGCCACACCGTCTTCTGCATTTCCTGGCGCAATCCCACCGCGAGGGACCGCGACCTTACTCTCGACGATTACCGGAGACTGGGAATCCTGGCCGCGCTTGATGCCGTCAGCGCCATCGTTCCTGAACGCAAGATCCACGCAACGGGCTACTGCCTGGGAGGGACGCTTCTAGCGATCACGGCGGCCGCGCTGGCGCGCACCGAGGACCAGCGTTTGGCGTCGGTCACGCTGTTTGCCGCTCAGACGGACTTCTCCGAACCTGGCGAATTGGCGTTGTTCATCGATCACAGCCAGCTGCATTTTCTCGACAGCATGATGTGGCATAGTGGCTGTCTTTCTGCCGATCAGATGGCGGGGGCATTTCAACTGCTGCGCACCAACGATCTCGTGTGGTCGCGCCTTGTCCACGACTATCTGATCGGTAAACGCACCCCGATGACCGATCTTATGGCGTGGAACGCGGACCCGACCCACATGCCCTACAGGATGCATGCGGAATATCTGCAGCGTCTCTATCTCGACAACGAACTTGCCGCCGGCCGTTTCATCGTTGACGGACGACCGGCTCACCTCCAGAACATCCGCCTTCCGATGTTCGTCGTTGGGACGGAGCGAGACCACGTCGCACCGTGGCGTTCCGTGTACAAGATACATTATCTCACCGACACCGACGTCACTTTTGTGCTGACAAGCGGGGGCCACAATGCCGGCATCGTCTCGGAGCCAGACCATCCCGGGCGAGGTTTTCGCATCGCATTGTCACGTGAGGGCGATCCCAGCGTCAGCGCGGACGAATGGGCCGCGGCAGCCACATCGAAGGACGGCTCATGGTGGCCGGACTGGGTCGAGTGGCTCGCCGGCCATTCAGCGCCGGAACGGGTGGCACCGCCGGTCCTCGGCGTTCCCAAGAGATATCCCCCGATCGACGATGCGCCCGGCACTTATGTGCATCAGCGATAA
- a CDS encoding class I SAM-dependent methyltransferase, whose translation MQSEQIRLTGARETLLITLQAKAAENAMPDSLLRDRFAADALHRIDQDGRHLKVGQDMAIGIALRAYMLDRWTEAFLQHCPETTVVHLGCGLDSRIFRINPGPGVRWFEVDFPDVISLRQQIYPDRAGCTMVAGSIVQRGWIANLPSDRPAMIVAEGVLPYLKERQVSQVLRRIAGHFPSGEIAFDAYSSFAIRLLRFNPAIRATGACLHWALDDPAEIERRVSGLKLIEDRSDWDIGQMARMSPPVQIALQLFSMILTPYRMGRLVRFRF comes from the coding sequence ATGCAATCGGAGCAAATCCGCCTCACCGGCGCAAGGGAAACCCTGCTGATCACGCTCCAAGCCAAGGCAGCCGAAAACGCCATGCCGGATTCGCTGCTGCGCGACCGCTTTGCCGCAGACGCATTGCACCGTATCGATCAGGACGGTCGGCACCTTAAAGTTGGTCAGGACATGGCCATCGGCATCGCGTTGCGCGCCTATATGCTTGATCGCTGGACAGAGGCATTCCTTCAGCACTGCCCGGAGACGACTGTTGTCCATCTCGGCTGTGGTCTCGATAGTCGCATCTTCCGGATAAATCCTGGGCCGGGGGTTCGCTGGTTCGAAGTGGATTTCCCGGACGTCATCTCCTTGCGTCAGCAGATCTACCCGGACCGTGCGGGCTGCACGATGGTTGCCGGCTCGATCGTTCAGCGCGGGTGGATTGCGAACCTTCCTTCCGACAGGCCGGCCATGATCGTCGCCGAGGGCGTTCTGCCTTATCTGAAGGAACGGCAAGTTTCACAGGTTTTGCGGCGGATCGCCGGCCACTTTCCCTCGGGCGAGATAGCCTTCGATGCCTATAGCAGCTTCGCGATCCGACTGCTGCGCTTCAATCCGGCAATCCGCGCCACCGGTGCCTGTCTCCATTGGGCGCTCGACGACCCGGCAGAGATAGAACGGCGGGTTTCGGGGCTAAAGCTCATCGAGGATCGTTCGGATTGGGACATCGGACAGATGGCGCGGATGTCACCGCCCGTCCAGATCGCGCTGCAGCTCTTCAGCATGATCCTAACCCCCTATCGTATGGGGCGCCTCGTTCGATTTCGCTTCTGA